A window from Megalobrama amblycephala isolate DHTTF-2021 linkage group LG21, ASM1881202v1, whole genome shotgun sequence encodes these proteins:
- the camk2n1 gene encoding calcium/calmodulin-dependent protein kinase II inhibitor 2-like — translation MSDVLPYNEDKMTHYGNDGDEEHLSFTCRLQDTNNFFGGNQNKRPPKLGQIGRSKRVIEEENDGEALDKSTEKSSSA, via the exons ATGTCGGATGTATTACCGTATAACGAGGATAAAATGACTCATTATGGCAACGACGGGGACGAGGAACACCTTTCCTTCACCTGCCGCCTTCAAGACACCAACAACTTTTTCGGTGGCAACCAGAATAAACGACCACCAAAGCTCGGGCAGATCGGGAGAAGCAAAAGAG TCATTGAAGAAGAAAACGATGGCGAAGCACTGGACAAGAGCACAGAGAAATCCTCGTCGGCGTGA